A genomic region of Chelonia mydas isolate rCheMyd1 chromosome 9, rCheMyd1.pri.v2, whole genome shotgun sequence contains the following coding sequences:
- the LOC114021460 gene encoding uncharacterized protein LOC114021460 isoform X1, which translates to MGRPRENPDSTASPRQAATVPKATPATPRSSTSSTQAKTPPTASRPKSAQAAGSSGTSRAQTDKPTSSTTARRAGQSSSQSRATAAHGSDQGDTKISYRVTAKNPSVTSGRKPCSTTAKAPAGVDPCLERNQSSRSRANTAGWGKESKFPSLLTTEDVVKVERETRGQRDNPKWYEWRKNRITASVAPRIANSKFVNGKSSEVPQSYLKAVVSSGSKVQTPAMSWGTQNEKKAVQAYEELQFRRTGRPVKVEECGLFIHQEKEWLAASPDGIIREADTGKLLGLLEVKCPYKHRDKTVKEACKDKAFCLEVDGESYALKRNHPYYTQVQCQLATTGFDSADFVVHTNKDTVITSVDFDAVFWERTEPKLEKFYMEAVIPHLEEKRSNSVWAREE; encoded by the coding sequence ATGGGGAGACCCAGGGAAAACCCTGACAGCACAGCCTCACCTCGTCAGGCTGCAACTGTGCCCAAAGCCACCCCGGCAACACCTCGTTCCTCTACCTCCTCCACCCAGGCCAAGACACCACCCACAGCCAGCCGACCGAAGAGTGCTCAGGCTGCTGGGAGTTCAGGTACCAGCAGGGCACAGACAGACAAGCCAAccagcagcaccactgccagaAGAGCTGGGCAAAGCTCTTCCCAATCAAGGGCCActgcagcacatggcagtgatCAAGGAGACACCAAGATAAGCTACAGAGTGACAGCTAAGAACCCCTCAGTGACTAGTGGAAGGAAACCCTGCTCCACAACAGCTAAAGCACCTGCCGGTGTCGACCCCTGCCTGGAAAGGAATCAATCCAGTCGCTCTCGGGCCAATACCGCTGGCTGGGGCAAAGAAAGCAAATTTCCCTCCCTGCTGACAACAGAAGATGTGGTGAAAGTGGAGAGGGAAACCCGGGGCCAGAGGGACAATCCCAAGTGGTATGAGTGGCGGAAAAACCGCATCACAGCCTCAGTCGCACCCAGGATTGCTAACAGCAAGTTTGTCAATGGCAAGAGCTCAGAGGTGCCCCAGTCTTACCTTAAGGCTGTGGTGAGCTCTGGTTCTAAAGTGCAGACACCAGCCATGTCCTGGGGCACCCAAAACGAGAAAAAGGCAGTGCAGGCATATGAGGAGCTCCAATTCAGGAGGACAGGTAGGCCCGTGAAGGTGGAGGAGTGTGGCCTCTTCATTCACCAAGAGAAGGAGTGGCTCGCAGCCAGCCCAGATGGAATTATCAGAGAAGCAGATACAGGGAAGCTACTGGGGCTGCTGGAGGTCAAGTGTCCCTATAagcacagagacaagacagtgaAAGAGGCCTGTAAGGACAAAGCCTTCTGCCTGGAAGTGGATGGTGAGTCCTACGCCTTGAAGAGAAACCATCCCTACTACACTCAGGTGCAGTGCCAGCTGGCAACAACGGGCTTTGACAGTGCTGATTTTGTGGTTCACACCAACAAAGATACAGTCATCACCTCAGTGGACTTTGATGCAGTGTTCTGGGAGAGAACTGAGCCCAAGCTGGAGAAGTTCTACATGGAGGCTGTGATTCCCCACCTGGAGGAGAAGAGAAGCAATTCAGTTTGGGCTAGGGAAGAATAA